The Mycobacterium seoulense genomic interval TGGGCGAGGGTGTCGGGGAGATTGTCGCCGAAGCGGTCCGGGTGGTTCGCGAATCCGGCCTGCCCAACCAGACGGATGCGATGTTCACGGTCATCGAAGGCGATTCCTGGGAAGAGGTGATGGCGGTCGTGCAGCGCGCGGTGGAGGCGGTCGCCGCCCGGGCGCCCCGGGTCAGCACGGTGATCAAGGCGGACTGGCGGGCCGGCGTCAGCGACGCGATGACGCGGAAGGTCGCCTCCGTCGAGCGTTACCTCGAGGAGGGCTAGCTGTTCTAGCCCGCAACGGCGTCCCGCAGCGCGCTGCCGTGGCTCGGCTCCGCCTTGCGGCCCTGCCAGTAGGCTCATGGCGGTGAGCGCACGCGCAGGCATCGTCGTCACCGGAACCGAAGTTCTCACCGGGCGCGTCCAAGACGCTAACGGTCCGTGGATCGCCGACCGCCTGCTGGAGCTGGGTGTGGAGCTGGCGCACATCACCATCTGCGGCGACCGCCCGGCCGACATCGAGGCGCAGCTGCACTTCATGGCCGAGCAGGGCATGGACCTCATCGTCACCAGCGGCGGACTGGGGCCCACGGCCGACGACATGACCGTGGAGGTGGTGGCCCGGTTCTGCGGTCGCGAATTGGTGTTGGACGACGACACCGAGAACAAGATCGCGAACATCCTCAGGAAACTCATGGCCCGCTTCGAGGGCGTCGACTTCGAAGCGGTGCGCGCCGCCAACCGCAAGCAAGCGATGATTCCCGCCGGAGCTCAGGTGCTCGACCCGGTCGGCACCGCGCCCGGCGTCGTCGTCCCCGGCACGCCGACGGTCATCGTGCTCCCGGGGCCGCCGCGGGAGCTGCAGCCGATGTGGAGCCGGGCCATCGAGACGCCGGCCGCCCAGCAGGCGATCGCCGGCCGGACGCTCTATCGGCAGGACACCGTGCGGATGTTCGGGCTGCCCGAGTCGGGTCTGGCCGAGACGCTGCGCGACGCCGAGGCGTCGGTACCCGGTTTCGACTCGCTCGAGATCACCACGTGCCTGCGGCGGGGCGAAGTCGAGATGGTCACGCGCTACGAGCCGGACGCCGCGGCCAGCTACGGGAAGCTGATGCAGCTGGTGCGCGACCGGCATGCTCAGCAGCTCTTCTCCGAAGACGGTTCCACGGTGGACGATCTGGTCGCCCGGGCGCTGACCGGTCGCCGGATCGCGACGGCCGAATCCTGCACCGCCGGGCTGCTGGCTGCTCGACTGACCGACCGGCCGGGATCGTCGGATTACGTGGCCGGCGGGGTGGTGGCCTACTCGAACGACGCGAAAGCAGAGCTGCTGGGTGTGGACCCGGCGCTGATCGAGGCGCACGGTGCGGTATCCGAGCCGGTGGCCGAGGCGATGGCGGCCGGCGCGCTACGCCGGTTCGGCGCCGACACCGCCGTCGCGATCACCGGTATCGCCGGCCCGGGCGGAGGCACTCCCGAAAAGCCGGTTGGCACGGTGTGTTTCACGGTAGCGCTCGGGGACGGCCGGAAGGACACCCGCACGTTGCGCCTGCCCGGCAACCGCTCCGACATCCGGGAGCGCTCGACGACGGTGGCGATGCACCTGCTGCGGCGCCTGCTGAGCGCCGCCGACTAGTGGTCACGTCACTTCGGTTGGCAGGAAAGCGCTTTCGGCGGTGCCGAACCGAATTCCGGTGGCATCCTTGCCGATAAAGGTCAGGAAGGCGACGGCGATCAGCACCGGCACGATCGTCGCGGCGAGCGCAAAGGGATAGCCGTGCGACTCCGCCAGGCGTTCCTGGATGGGCAGGTTGAACGCGGCCAGCAGGTTTCCCAGCTGGTAGGTGACGCCGGGGTAGAGGCCGCGGATGGCGTCCGGTGACATCTCGGTCAGGTGGGCGGGAATCACGCCCCACGCGCCCTGCACGCACAACTGCATCAGGAACGAACCAAGACACAGCATCGCAGCCGTGCGTGAGTAGGCGAACAGCGGAACGATCGGCAGCCCCAGCAGCGCGCAGAAAATGATGGTGTAGCGGCGGCTGAACCGCTGCGACAAGGTGCCGAACACCAGTCCGCCGATGATGGCGCCGAGGTTGTAGACGATGACGATCCACTTGACCGTGGCGCTGGACAGGGCGGCGCCGTGGTTGGCGGTCGACGTCAGGAAGCTCGGGTAGACGTCCTGGGTGCCGTGGCTCATCCAGTTGAAGGCCGTCATCAGCAGCACCAGGTAGAAGAACCGGCGGATGATCGCCCCGTCGCGCAGCACGTCGCGGATCCTGGTGCTGGTGAGCTTCATCTGATCCTGCGCGGCCTCCCACACCTCGGACTCCTCCACCCGGTACCGGATGATCAGGCTGACCAGCGCAGGAACGATGCTCAGGGCGAAGAGCCAGCGCCACGACAGGCCGAGCCAGTTCATCACCACCAGCGAGGCGACGCTGGCCAACAGGTAGCCGAATGCGTAGCCCTCCTGCAGCAGCCCGGAGAAGAACCCGCGGCGCTCGACGGGGACCTTCTCCATGGCGAGCGCGGCGCCCAGGCCCCACTCGCCGCCCATGCCGATCCCATACAACAGCCGCAGGATCACCAGCACGGTGAAGTTCGGCGCGAACGCGCACAGGAAGCCCACCACCGAGTAGAACATCACGTCCACCATCAGCGGCAGCCGGCGGCCGACGCGGTCGGCCCACAGC includes:
- a CDS encoding sialate:H+ symport family MFS transporter, giving the protein MTTQRLTADQRNSFIAASLGWTMDAFDYFIVVLVYADIAKTFHHSKAEVAFVTTATLIMRPVGALLFGLWADRVGRRLPLMVDVMFYSVVGFLCAFAPNFTVLVILRLLYGIGMGGEWGLGAALAMEKVPVERRGFFSGLLQEGYAFGYLLASVASLVVMNWLGLSWRWLFALSIVPALVSLIIRYRVEESEVWEAAQDQMKLTSTRIRDVLRDGAIIRRFFYLVLLMTAFNWMSHGTQDVYPSFLTSTANHGAALSSATVKWIVIVYNLGAIIGGLVFGTLSQRFSRRYTIIFCALLGLPIVPLFAYSRTAAMLCLGSFLMQLCVQGAWGVIPAHLTEMSPDAIRGLYPGVTYQLGNLLAAFNLPIQERLAESHGYPFALAATIVPVLIAVAFLTFIGKDATGIRFGTAESAFLPTEVT
- a CDS encoding competence/damage-inducible protein A, giving the protein MSARAGIVVTGTEVLTGRVQDANGPWIADRLLELGVELAHITICGDRPADIEAQLHFMAEQGMDLIVTSGGLGPTADDMTVEVVARFCGRELVLDDDTENKIANILRKLMARFEGVDFEAVRAANRKQAMIPAGAQVLDPVGTAPGVVVPGTPTVIVLPGPPRELQPMWSRAIETPAAQQAIAGRTLYRQDTVRMFGLPESGLAETLRDAEASVPGFDSLEITTCLRRGEVEMVTRYEPDAAASYGKLMQLVRDRHAQQLFSEDGSTVDDLVARALTGRRIATAESCTAGLLAARLTDRPGSSDYVAGGVVAYSNDAKAELLGVDPALIEAHGAVSEPVAEAMAAGALRRFGADTAVAITGIAGPGGGTPEKPVGTVCFTVALGDGRKDTRTLRLPGNRSDIRERSTTVAMHLLRRLLSAAD
- a CDS encoding MTH1187 family thiamine-binding protein, with amino-acid sequence MSVLVAFSVTPMGVGEGVGEIVAEAVRVVRESGLPNQTDAMFTVIEGDSWEEVMAVVQRAVEAVAARAPRVSTVIKADWRAGVSDAMTRKVASVERYLEEG